Proteins encoded by one window of Armatimonadota bacterium:
- the secE gene encoding preprotein translocase subunit SecE: protein MANGTNKKEGAFQRGGRFLREVWLELKKTTWPTYDELKKSTAIVIAAVAIVTLWVGGLDYLLSVITRRFGW, encoded by the coding sequence ATGGCAAACGGCACCAACAAAAAGGAAGGAGCCTTCCAAAGAGGAGGCAGGTTCTTAAGAGAAGTTTGGCTCGAACTTAAGAAAACAACATGGCCGACATATGACGAGCTCAAGAAATCTACCGCCATTGTAATCGCGGCGGTAGCGATTGTCACGCTTTGGGTAGGTGGGCTCGATTACCTGCTCAGTGTCATCACTCGGCGGTTTGGTTGGTAG